The Novosphingobium sp. Gsoil 351 genome contains the following window.
GGTCGGCGCGATGCCGAAAGCGATCAGTCCGGCGAGCGCGACGAAAACACCGATGGCGACCCCGCGCAGTTCGTTGGGTAGCAGCACGGCCATCGCCGTCGCGGTCACCAGGCCGCACACCGTTCCGCCGAGCAGCAGCGCGAAAAGAGCCGCTCCGAAACCGAATGCTCCGGCGGACAACGGGAACGCTGCGGCCGGCAGGGCGAGCAAAGCGGCGATTACAGCGCCGTCGAGCACCCCCCTGCCGCGTCCGGCGCTGGCCCAAGTCTGCGGCGAACCCGCCGATCAGCGCACCGAGGATTCCGGCACCGAAGATTACCAGGCCCATCCATCCGGCGAAGTCGCCCGGGCCAAGTCCGTAGCTGCGCTGGAGCACGGGGGCCGCCCAGATCGCCGCCGAGGCGTCGGCCATGAATACGCCGAGCTGGCCGAGAAACAGCGGAGCGAGAAAGCGGCGGTAGCTCCACAGCTCGGCGAAGGTGTCGCGCAACGGAGCGCTCGGGCCGATCGCGATCTCTTGCCGGGGCGGCTCGCGCAGGAACAGGAGCGTGGCGGTACCGGCAAGGCTTAGCAGTCCAAGCAGCAGATGGACGCTTCGCCAGGCGCTGAGATCGAACAGGCCGCCTGCGGTGGTGAATTGTGAAAGCAAGGCGCCACCCAGAGCAAACGCCAGCCCAGTCCCGGCGTACTTGCCGATGGTCAGCAACAGCAGCGAGCGCCCGCGCCGCTCGGGCAGGCACAAGTCGGCGGCGAGCGAGATCGCGATTGTCGTGGCGATGTTCGAACCGACCCCGGCGAGCATTCGCGCCGCGAAAAGCAGGGGCAAATTTTCCGCGATCGCAGTCAGCAGCGTGCCGACGCTCCACCCGAACGAGGTCCACACCATGAGCACGACGCGATTGCCTCGGTCGACGAGGATGCCGACCGGCAGCGACAGCACCGCGACCGGGATCGACACCGCTAGGCCGTTGAGCAGGCTCAGGGCGAAGTCGCTGAGGCCCAGTTCGGCCTTCGCCGCTTCCTGGACCGCGCTGAATACGCCAAGCATCAGTTGCCCAAGCGCCAGTGCGATCGCAAGGACGATCATTGTGAACGCTGCGGAGCGTTTGGGCGCCTGCACCGTCAGCGGGACCGCCAAGGCCTGGGCGCAGCCCACAGCGTGAAGATCTTGCCAGGATTGAGCAGGTTCTGCGGATCGAACGCGCGCTTGACGAGGCGCATTTGCTCAACTGCATCGCCCAGTTCCGCAATCAGCCAGTCCTGCTTGCCAAGCCCGATCCCGTGTTCGCCGGTGCAGGTGCCGTCCATTTCCAGCGCCCGCTCGACCAACCGGGCGTTTATCGCCTCGACCTCGGCCAGTTCGTCGGGCGCATTCGGATCGAGCGAGAAGACCACATGGAAGTTGCCGTCGCCGACGTGACCTAGGATCGTCGCGGGCACGCTGGCCCCGATCAGATCCTCATGCGTCCGCTCGATACATTCGGCCAGGCGGCTCATGGGCACGCAAACGTCGGTCGCCCAGCCGACCGCGCCTTGGCGCAAGTTCACCGCTGCATAGTAGGCCTCATGCCGCGCACGCCACAGCTTGCTACGCTCTTCGGGCAGGTTCGACCACGCGAACTCACCACCGCCGTTGGCCTCGGCCAGCGCCTTGACCGTCTCGACTTGCTCGGCGACGCCCGAGGGGCTGCCGTGGAATTCGAAGAACAGTGTCGGCAATTCGGCGTAGTCGAGCTTCGACCAGCGATTCACCGCGCGAATCTGCATGGCGTCGAGAATCTCGACTCGCGCCAGCGGCACGCTGCACTGGATCGACTGAACCACCGTGTCGACCGCGCCCTTGAGGCTTGCGAAACCGCATACCGCGGAACTGATCGCTTCGGGGATGGGATGTAGCCGAAGGGTGATTTCCGTGATGATTCCAAGCGTGCCTTCGGAGCCGACGTACAGCCGCGTCAGATCGTAACCGGCGGCCGATTTGCGCGCACGGCGCGCGGTGCGGATCACTTCGCCTTGCGGCGTCACCACCTCAAGGCTGAGCACCGCTTCGCGCATGGTACCATAGCGGACCGCA
Protein-coding sequences here:
- a CDS encoding MFS transporter, producing the protein MIVLAIALALGQLMLGVFSAVQEAAKAELGLSDFALSLLNGLAVSIPVAVLSLPVGILVDRGNRVVLMVWTSFGWSVGTLLTAIAENLPLLFAARMLAGVGSNIATTIAISLAADLCLPERRGRSLLLLTIGKYAGTGLAFALGGALLSQFTTAGGLFDLSAWRSVHLLLGLLSLAGTATLLFLREPPRQEIAIGPSAPLRDTFAELWSYRRFLAPLFLGQLGVFMADASAAIWAAPVLQRSYGLGPGDFAGWMGLVIFGAGILGALIGGFAADLGQRRTRQGGARRRCNRRFARPAGRSVPVVRRSIRFRSGSFRAAARRNGVRPGDRDGDGRAATQRTARGRHRCFRRARRTDRFRHRADPGRSLERSVRR
- a CDS encoding FAD-binding oxidoreductase; amino-acid sequence: MSAQGSGPVRKPLPSGFAEALGGRFGEAFQTSEAILAQHGSSESHFATMLPDAVVFAESRDDVVDLVKLCAAARVPIVAFGAGTSIEGNAAPVQGGVSLDLTRLNKIVAVNAEDFDCMVQPGVRREELNQHLRDQGLFFPIDPGANATIGGMASTRASGTNAVRYGTMREAVLSLEVVTPQGEVIRTARRARKSAAGYDLTRLYVGSEGTLGIITEITLRLHPIPEAISSAVCGFASLKGAVDTVVQSIQCSVPLARVEILDAMQIRAVNRWSKLDYAELPTLFFEFHGSPSGVAEQVETVKALAEANGGGEFAWSNLPEERSKLWRARHEAYYAAVNLRQGAVGWATDVCVPMSRLAECIERTHEDLIGASVPATILGHVGDGNFHVVFSLDPNAPDELAEVEAINARLVERALEMDGTCTGEHGIGLGKQDWLIAELGDAVEQMRLVKRAFDPQNLLNPGKIFTLWAAPRPWRSR